The following proteins are co-located in the Bathymodiolus thermophilus thioautotrophic gill symbiont genome:
- a CDS encoding Panacea domain-containing protein — protein sequence MVYSAITIANKFIDLAKDKGKYLTNMQLQKMVYIAHGYNLALRGTKLYYEDTRAWNFGPVVPELYEQLRQYGSNEVTKSIGSDNAEELDEDSLEIVKAVYENYKQYSGMQLSNLTHKENTPWSKSWKNNKYGVIPADDIYESYKNNRV from the coding sequence ATGGTTTATTCGGCGATAACTATTGCTAATAAATTTATTGATTTAGCCAAAGATAAGGGTAAGTATTTAACTAATATGCAATTACAAAAGATGGTTTATATTGCACATGGATATAATTTAGCGCTTAGAGGTACTAAACTGTACTATGAAGATACTAGGGCTTGGAATTTTGGGCCTGTCGTGCCAGAACTTTATGAACAGTTGCGACAGTATGGCTCTAATGAGGTGACAAAAAGTATAGGTTCTGATAATGCAGAAGAGCTTGATGAAGATAGTTTGGAGATTGTCAAAGCTGTGTATGAAAATTATAAGCAATATAGTGGCATGCAATTATCAAATTTAACACATAAAGAGAATACTCCTTGGAGTAAATCTTGGAAAAACAATAAATATGGCGTAATTCCTGCTGACGATATATATGAGTCTT
- the fba gene encoding class II fructose-bisphosphate aldolase (catalyzes the reversible aldol condensation of dihydroxyacetonephosphate and glyceraldehyde 3-phosphate in the Calvin cycle, glycolysis, and/or gluconeogenesis) yields the protein MLISLRELLDHAAENNYGMPAFNVNNMEQVHAIMQAADKTNSPVIMQGSAGARGYAGEPFLRHLIIAATEMYPHIPVVMHQDHGSEPAVCLRSIQSGFSSVMMDGSLEADCKTPASFEYNVAVTKEVVKMAHAGGVSVEGELGCLGSLETGEMGEEDGHGAEGKLDLDLLLTSVEEAADFVRETNVDALAIAIGTSHGAYKFTKEPDGEILRIDRIKEIHQRLPNTHLVMHGSSSVPQEWLEIINSHGGDMGQTYGVPVSEIQEGIKNGVRKVNIDTDLRMASTGAVRKHLIENTANFDPRKFLKEATNAMSDICAARFEAFGSAGNADKIKVSSLDTMSQRYLSGELDAKIK from the coding sequence ATGTTAATTTCATTAAGAGAATTATTAGACCACGCAGCAGAAAACAATTACGGTATGCCAGCGTTTAATGTGAACAATATGGAGCAAGTCCATGCCATTATGCAAGCAGCAGACAAAACCAATAGCCCCGTTATTATGCAAGGTTCTGCTGGTGCAAGAGGCTATGCAGGCGAACCATTTTTGCGTCATTTAATCATTGCAGCAACTGAGATGTATCCACATATTCCCGTGGTAATGCACCAAGACCATGGTAGCGAGCCAGCAGTATGTTTGCGTTCAATTCAATCAGGTTTTTCATCAGTTATGATGGACGGTTCTTTAGAAGCAGATTGCAAGACACCAGCCTCATTTGAATACAATGTCGCAGTAACTAAAGAAGTGGTCAAAATGGCACACGCTGGTGGTGTTTCTGTTGAAGGCGAGTTAGGTTGTTTAGGTTCATTAGAAACAGGTGAAATGGGCGAAGAAGACGGACATGGTGCTGAAGGCAAACTAGACCTTGATTTGTTACTAACTTCAGTTGAAGAAGCCGCTGATTTTGTGAGAGAAACGAATGTTGACGCATTGGCAATTGCCATTGGAACTTCGCACGGTGCTTACAAATTTACCAAAGAGCCAGATGGCGAAATCTTGCGTATTGACCGCATTAAAGAAATTCACCAGCGTTTACCAAATACACACTTAGTTATGCACGGTTCTTCTTCAGTGCCACAAGAGTGGTTAGAAATCATCAACTCACACGGTGGCGATATGGGGCAAACTTATGGCGTGCCAGTAAGCGAAATTCAAGAAGGCATTAAAAACGGCGTGCGCAAAGTAAATATTGACACTGATTTACGCATGGCTTCTACAGGTGCAGTTCGCAAGCACTTGATTGAAAACACCGCAAACTTTGATCCACGCAAATTCTTAAAAGAAGCAACCAATGCGATGAGTGATATTTGTGCTGCTCGCTTTGAGGCTTTTGGTTCAGCAGGCAATGCCGATAAAATCAAAGTATCTTCATTAGACACAATGAGCCAAAGATATTTATCTGGTGAGTTGGATGCAAAAATCAAATAG
- the pyk gene encoding pyruvate kinase, translating into MLRRTKILATLGPATDKPGVLESVLAAGANVVRINFSHGSEEEHLARVKAVRNWAHVNNTYVGILMDLQGPKIRIASFKDGIKITLNVGDKFALDADMDNTSGNQDAVGIAYKTLPQEVKEGNILLLDDGKIVLEVTNINGNKINTVVTQGGILSDKKGLNLRGGGLSADALTEKDKKDIVTAAKAKADYVALSFPVSGDDVRLTKKLLKAAGSDAGVISKIERAESLVEEVINDIIQESAGIMVARGDLGVEIGDPQLPAQQKRLIKLARSNDRIVITATQMLESMIHSPIPTRAEVFDVANAVLDGTDAVMLSAETAAGDYPENAVRTMHDVCVETEKSPTAKVSHHRLHECFDHIDETIAMSSMYAANHLGVKVVVALTDSGKTPLWMSRMSSNISIYAMSDSVATLRKTTLYRGVYPCGIDKMNDAEWEKVNGRVVSILEEKNIVEEGDMIILTKGMHVNQSGGTNLMKILRVGDDDL; encoded by the coding sequence CTTGGTCCAGCAACGGATAAGCCTGGTGTCTTAGAGAGCGTTTTAGCAGCAGGTGCTAATGTTGTGCGCATTAATTTTTCCCATGGCTCAGAAGAAGAGCATTTAGCCCGTGTTAAAGCGGTGCGCAATTGGGCGCATGTGAATAATACTTATGTGGGAATTTTGATGGACTTACAAGGGCCAAAAATTCGCATTGCCAGCTTTAAAGACGGTATAAAAATCACATTAAATGTTGGCGATAAGTTTGCACTTGATGCAGATATGGACAACACTTCTGGCAACCAAGATGCCGTTGGTATTGCTTATAAAACCTTGCCACAAGAAGTCAAAGAAGGCAATATTTTATTGCTAGACGATGGCAAAATTGTGCTAGAAGTGACCAACATCAATGGCAATAAAATCAATACTGTGGTTACGCAAGGTGGCATACTTTCGGACAAGAAAGGGCTTAACCTTCGTGGTGGTGGCTTGTCCGCTGATGCATTAACTGAAAAAGACAAAAAAGACATTGTAACAGCCGCTAAAGCAAAAGCAGATTATGTAGCTTTGTCCTTCCCAGTCAGTGGTGACGATGTGCGCCTTACTAAAAAGTTATTGAAAGCGGCAGGCTCTGATGCAGGCGTGATTTCAAAAATTGAGCGTGCTGAGTCTTTGGTGGAAGAAGTCATTAACGATATTATTCAAGAATCAGCAGGCATCATGGTTGCACGCGGCGATTTAGGAGTCGAAATTGGTGACCCACAATTACCCGCACAACAAAAACGCTTGATTAAATTAGCCAGATCAAATGACCGCATTGTCATTACCGCAACTCAAATGTTAGAATCAATGATTCACAGTCCAATTCCAACGCGTGCAGAAGTGTTTGATGTGGCAAATGCTGTGTTAGATGGCACCGATGCAGTTATGTTATCTGCTGAAACAGCAGCAGGCGATTACCCAGAGAATGCAGTAAGAACGATGCATGATGTTTGCGTAGAAACTGAGAAAAGCCCAACTGCAAAAGTTTCACATCATCGCCTACATGAGTGTTTCGATCATATTGATGAAACCATTGCCATGAGTTCAATGTATGCCGCCAATCATTTAGGCGTTAAAGTTGTAGTGGCACTTACTGACAGTGGAAAAACACCGTTATGGATGTCACGCATGAGTTCTAATATTTCAATTTATGCCATGAGTGATAGCGTTGCCACTTTGCGCAAAACAACACTTTATCGTGGCGTTTATCCTTGTGGTATTGACAAGATGAATGACGCAGAATGGGAAAAGGTTAACGGCAGGGTGGTTAGCATATTGGAAGAGAAGAATATTGTCGAAGAAGGCGATATGATAATATTAACCAAAGGAATGCATGTTAATCAATCGGGCGGCACTAATCTGATGAAGATCTTACGCGTTGGTGATGATGATTTATAA